TTCTACAAGATCATAGGAAACACAAAGGTGCACTGCCTGGTTACACCTTCAGCCCCATGTAACTCCCTCACAGTTCTGATGCTTGACAGAACTTGCATCAGCACACTTTGAAGCAGCTGAACGCACCGTTTGATCCCAGACTTTATTTTCCAGACAAACAACACAGGAAGATAACAGGCTCGCTGCCATCACAGCACTACAAAAGGCTAACAGGCTGTCAGGAAAAACTAATCGCTGCATGTATTTGCCTTTCTCTGTGGAATATTTGCTCAGTTTATGGACACGTGGTAAAAAACATAAAGGAAGAAAGTGTAGAATGTAGCCTAGGGAGATTAACATCAACACATCCCACGTTTTGATGAGGCCTTTTCATTCTCCCCTTTCTGCTTCCCAGAAAAGAGATAGAAAGAAGCCACTAAGAATAGCTCGGACATACACATGATATTGAGAAAACCAAATCTCATTTCCATGAGTTTTCAAGAGACTGAAAGTGAGATGCTTCAGCGGGAAGCAAACACCAAACCTGCTCATCGTGCTGCAAATTTAACAGCCTCCTCACTTTCTTGTTCCTGTGTATTTATATTAACCCACGATAACAGCACCCTGTATTCCAAGGTGACAGCCGATAAAAGGCACTTCCAAAACACAGATAACACAACAGCCCAGGGCTTCTGCAGCAAAACTAGAACATCCCGAGTTAGAAGGGAGACATAAGGACCAAGTCCAACACCTCCCTTCTCAGCTTGTCACATCTAATGTAAATGTGTCACAGCATTCAGTACACATCACCACCCTGAGAGGATCCTAGAAAGGACCTAGAAAGAGTCTCTCTCTACAAAAGCATCATCACGTTTGTAAGCAAACACAAAGAGAACTCCTGATTTCAGATACTCTCACTTTATGGGCGCATCATTCACTAAGAAGGTGCTGCCCATTTAGTCAATGAATTACTCAACCACGTGTGAGAAACGTGAGCACGCTTGTTTATTTACACACGCACAGAAAGGCAAACTTCCTGTCTAATACTCTCCCTCACACTCTGAATTTCTGCTACCACAACCGGCAGATACCTTCGATTTCTTCACACCCCTGTACTTCAGATTTATGTTACTGATGCCCCGTCAAGTAATACAGAACGCCAAGCAACACTCGCTTGCAGCACTTGGAAGGAAGCAAGCAGAGCCTGACAGCATGAGACGAGCCGCTGGATGTACACAGCGCTCTGAAGGagagggaaggcagagggaaggcagagggaaggcagagggaaggcagagggaaggcagagggaaggcagagggaaggcagagggaaggcagagggaaggcagagggaaggcagagggaaggcagagggaaggcagagggaaggcagagggaaggcaCAAGCAAGGCACAAGCAAGGCACAAGGCCCTCCTCCCCCTACCCCAGCGCTGAGCTGGCACTGAGGGGATCCCGGCGGCCCTCCAGCCCTTGGCCGTGCAGCCCATCCCGgcctcccccagcacaacaCCCCGCAGGGCTCACGGGAGGACCGAGCGGCGGCCCGCCGAGCTCTAGGCCTCGCTCCCGGCCCCGCAGGCCTGACGCTCCCCAGCCACTCCCCCAAGCTCCGGAACGGCTCCGGGAAGGGCTGGGCGCTACGGCTAGGCCTCAGAGCAGCGACGGACGAGGCCCAGCCCCCGCCATCCCGCCGAAGCCCGGCCCCGACTCACCTCACAGCCGCCGctcgccgcccgcccgccgctgCCTCCCCTCACGCCTCAGCGACGTCCGGAATCCGTCACTTCCGGTCCCGCCCGACAGCGCCGCTCGCCCCGTCGGCGAACAACCATAGAGAGGAGCGGAGTGGAAACGGAGCGCTCTCTGCGCATGCGCCGGGCGCTTGATGGGAGCATGCGCAATGTGCGCTGGCTGCGCTGAGTGGCTGCGGTGTTGCTACGTCAGCGGGTCCGTCGCACCTTCGGCGGTGGCAGGTGGTGGGTTGGAGCTcgatggtcccttccaaccttaacgacTCCGTGACCCAGCACCCACAGGGACAACCAAGCTCCCATCAATGTGAAAGGCTCAGTTcagttccccccccccccaggaaaAACCCAGATGCAACCAGAGCTTTAAGGACAGAGCTGTGATCCACCTTCCCCTCCCAATGCAATGAGACCAGCTAAATGCAATGGACTATCACCTTTATTAGTTAGAAAACCTGGGCAGCTTTTACCTCTTTTTCCCTGCCTTTCTATGCAGGGCACAGAAAACAGGCTCTGATGTGCCAGGAGGATTTGCCCTGCAGTCCTCATTTTATTAGTCACAATGCATAAATCTATtgcaaaagaagaacaaaaccaagcagCATAACGCATAACGTGGAAGCCGAGAGTGTCTGACTGTCTCTCTTATTGCTCTGTGTCCCTTCTTCTCATTCGTTTGGTGTTTCCTAGGAGGCATCTCCTTAGGAGGCCAGCTAATTCCTTCATGTGTGAGCAGCACTACTTATATAAGTAGATATAAGTATATGTTTCTAGTAGTCAGGCTGCCCCCAGCGTGCAGGTGCTCATCCTGAGCATGGCAGGAGGGACGTGGATTGCCTGCAGTGAAGCACTGTGCTGATGGGAGCATCTCTATGCAATGGGGTGCGAGCCCTCAACCACACAAGGTTTGGCTCCCTCCTCACGCAGAGCTCTTGGTGGGGAAACGCTTCTTCATCTGGAAGCACTCGCACTGCTTGTATTTCATGGTCAGCCCGTACTGAGGGGTGATGTCCACCTGCTGCCCGGGGGCCAGGTTgatctccagctgctgcaggatggtGGTCAGGAAGAGGAAGACCTCCCAGCGCCCGATGGACTCTCCGATGCACCGCCTCTTCCCCAGGCCAAAGATCAACACCTTGTCACCCTCCGTCCTGTTGATTTCGGTGCCTGCTGCATTGAGGAAGCGCTCGGGCTTGAAGGAGGAAGGCTCCTTCCAGatcttcctgcagcagaagggagagaCCTGAGCAAGGTGTTGGGGCCAGCGGCCAAAGAAAGGCTTCATTTCCCCATCCTAAAGCCCTCTGCTGAGCCTCTCGATCCACAGTGCTGGCTGCACGTCAGCCTCTATCAGCTCAACCCATCAGCCTCTATCAGCTCAACCTCCACTTTGAACTCTCATTGTGTTTGCCTGCACAGATACCAGGGTTGACTGAACTGGGCACATAATTCCAGGGTGCCCATTTCAGCTGAAAAAGGAGCACAAGAATCAGGCAGGAAGGATGGGAACCAAAGGGATTTCTCCTCTATCATTCTCCCTGCCCCAGCCTgccccagcctggctgcactgTGGGATTTCCCAGCACCTCAGTTCAGGGACTGCTGCTTGGATATGGGGAAATGCATTCCTGTGTAGCACAAAGCTTCTGACACCTGGTCTTGGAATCCCTTCTGCATCCACCAGCCATCACATTGCATTCATGACCTGCTCAGCTTTGGCATGCAGTTATAAGGATGGATCTGAGGGATCCTTGTGCCCGGTGCACCCAATTAGGAACGCTTTGGTGTACTCACTCGTCATGGTTCACTTGCCACTGGTTGATAAACACGCAGGTGTTCTTGGGGATGAAATAGCCATTCAGTACAGTGTCTTTCGTTGTactgcaagaaagacaggaGGAGAAGTCAAGAGGAGACCCACAGCTTTGTAGCAACCTCCAAAGAGACAGAACCCAAACAGTGCTTACCTATGTGGGATGGTGAAGGGCAGGAGGGAAGAGTGCCGGAACACCTCTAGGATGAAGGCTTCTGTGTAGGGCAGCATGCTTCGGTCGGACAGCCGCGGTCTCCTCTCCCGGCCAATGGTCTGATCTGTGGGATATGGACAGGAGGAGCTGGTTGGGGCCAGCCCTCAGTGGAGGTCCCAGCCCTGGAGAAGAGGGGTGATGAACTcacccagctctgcctgaaTCTTCTTCTGGATGTGGGGGTACAAGGCAGCATACATCATGCACCAAGACAGGGCGGTTGTCACGGTGTCAAAGCCTTGAcaagcacaaaagaaaagcgTTCAGATGACAAAAGAAGACGGGCGAGAGGATATTTACAGATCCCAGCACTCTCAGTGCTTTGACTGGTGACACGCAGCCAGTATTTGCCTTGGAGCAGTTCCACCAGCAAAGCCATCTGCTTTGAGCCCCGTGGTCCTTCCAAAACCCCAAGCTTCAGATCCCATTTGCCAGCAGCAGATGGGGCTGCACCCACAGAGATACCCTCACCTGCCCCAAAGAGGTCGTTGACGATGGAGATGATGCTCTCATCAGAGGGCTGGACGCGGACATCCTCCCCTGTCTTCTTCTCCTGGCAGTGCCCAATCAATGAGTCTGTGACGTCCCGAATGTGCTCCTGGGAAGAGCCAAAGGGTCAGAGACACGAGGGCATGTGGGATAGGGAAAGCTGGAGGCAGTGAATGCCTGCAGGAAAGCAAGGAGCAGTGAGATGgtatggtttgaattttgggtggtcctgtgtggggCCAGGAGTTGGGCTTtatgatccttgtgggtcccaTTTAAGGTATTCTGTGATCCTGGGTAGGTAACAAAGCCAACCCAAAGGGTGAGGAGAACTAGGGATGTGCTAGAGAAAAATCAGCAGCTCTGGAAGCCCCACCACATCCTGCAAGCAGCAGAATTAGATGTGAGCTTCTTCCATGGCATCTTGGTTTCATCAGGCAGAAGGCAGAGCAAAAGCTTGAATTCTGTGCCTTCTTTCAACGATGTTAATGAGTGGGATCATGACAAAGAGAAGGAGCAGTGAAGCAAGGGGAAGGTTTgccacagagcagcacccaaGCTCTTACCTTATCAAAGGTGGTGTAATGGTTCTGGACAATTTTCTCTATGAAGGCATTGAAACGGGTGTTGACATCCTTAAAGGCAGCCATAGCCCCGTTGGGCAGGTACCGGAGCAGTGGGATGAAGTCAGAGGGgttgccagcagcagccacatccCCAAACTCAGTGTTCATGTTCACCAcgctgagcagctcctggtcGTCGTGGTCGTAGCGCTTGCCGAAGCAAATGGCACAGATGACGTTGGCCACCGACACCACCAGGTAGTTGTTGGGGTTGAAGGTCTGCTTCTCCTCCATTATCTGCAGGAATTTGGTGACCA
This window of the Excalfactoria chinensis isolate bCotChi1 chromosome 10, bCotChi1.hap2, whole genome shotgun sequence genome carries:
- the LOC140256733 gene encoding cytochrome P450 1A4 is translated as MAVGPQAAMVQVGSSGLISATEVLVAAATFCLLLLLTQTRRQHVPKGLRSPPGPRGLPVLGNALELRKDPHLVLTQMSRKYGDVMEVTIGSWPVVVLSGLDTIKQALVKQAEDFMGRPNLPSFKYVSNGHSLAFSYECGDAWKARRKLAQNALKTFSMAASPTASSSCLLEEHVSTEASYLVTKFLQIMEEKQTFNPNNYLVVSVANVICAICFGKRYDHDDQELLSVVNMNTEFGDVAAAGNPSDFIPLLRYLPNGAMAAFKDVNTRFNAFIEKIVQNHYTTFDKEHIRDVTDSLIGHCQEKKTGEDVRVQPSDESIISIVNDLFGAGFDTVTTALSWCMMYAALYPHIQKKIQAELDQTIGRERRPRLSDRSMLPYTEAFILEVFRHSSLLPFTIPHSTTKDTVLNGYFIPKNTCVFINQWQVNHDEKIWKEPSSFKPERFLNAAGTEINRTEGDKVLIFGLGKRRCIGESIGRWEVFLFLTTILQQLEINLAPGQQVDITPQYGLTMKYKQCECFQMKKRFPTKSSA